The Deinococcus proteolyticus MRP genome includes a window with the following:
- a CDS encoding anthranilate synthase component 1 codes for MLTPPFVPDRRPARYHPDALHCFRALQPDRHAEAVLLESADVRSGAHLKSLMLLSPALRLTCQGQTVTAQALSPTGLAALDLLAQALAEHVTLRAGAELTLHFAAPPPGLSESERLASPSNVEPLRTLQRALAGQDSLQPLLLGVFGFDLLASFEELPPLPPGVNTCPDYRFYLAETALVLDHQDGTAELLALATPDTAQSLREQLSALAELLEGLKPPAPLPALPPQLPTPQASVFPDDRTFMAQVAELQEHIQAGDIYQVVPSRRFTLSCPDALAAYAQLKRLNPSPYLFYLHGGDFELFGASPESALKFTAQTRRAELYPIAGTRARGRDAAGHICPERDGRQELELRLDRKELSEHLMLLDLARNDLARVAVPGTRQVARLLEVDRYSQVMHLVSQVEAELKPELDALDAYRACMNMGTLSGAPKLEATRLLRGAEGERRGSYGGAVGYLAGNGDMDTCIVIRSGFVQGGQCTVQAGAGVVRDSDPATEAAETEQKARAVLLAVALAQGSGGPPPATDEAVSMRRPARQEELA; via the coding sequence ATGCTCACCCCGCCATTCGTGCCTGACCGGCGCCCTGCCCGCTACCATCCCGACGCGCTGCACTGTTTCCGTGCGCTGCAACCTGACCGCCACGCCGAAGCGGTGCTGCTGGAATCCGCCGACGTGCGCTCCGGCGCCCACCTGAAAAGCCTGATGCTGCTGTCGCCCGCCCTGCGACTGACCTGCCAGGGACAGACAGTGACGGCGCAGGCGCTCAGCCCCACCGGCCTGGCCGCGCTGGACCTGCTGGCACAGGCGCTGGCCGAACACGTGACGCTGCGGGCCGGCGCCGAGCTGACCCTGCACTTCGCTGCCCCGCCCCCCGGCCTCAGCGAAAGCGAGCGGCTGGCTTCTCCCAGCAACGTGGAGCCGCTGCGGACCCTACAGCGGGCGCTGGCCGGCCAGGACAGCCTTCAGCCGCTGCTGCTGGGGGTGTTCGGATTCGACCTGCTGGCGTCTTTCGAGGAACTGCCGCCGCTGCCGCCGGGGGTGAACACCTGCCCGGACTACCGCTTTTACCTGGCCGAAACGGCGCTGGTGCTGGACCACCAGGACGGCACCGCCGAGCTGCTGGCCCTGGCGACCCCGGACACTGCCCAGAGCCTGCGCGAGCAGCTCAGCGCCCTGGCCGAGCTGCTCGAAGGGCTGAAGCCGCCGGCGCCGCTGCCCGCCCTTCCGCCGCAGCTGCCCACACCGCAGGCCAGCGTCTTTCCGGACGACCGGACCTTCATGGCGCAGGTGGCAGAGCTGCAGGAACACATCCAGGCCGGCGACATCTACCAGGTGGTGCCCTCACGCCGCTTCACGCTGTCCTGCCCAGACGCCCTGGCCGCCTACGCCCAGCTCAAGCGGCTGAACCCCAGCCCGTACCTGTTCTACCTGCACGGGGGCGACTTCGAGCTGTTCGGCGCCTCGCCCGAATCGGCGCTGAAGTTCACGGCGCAGACCCGCCGGGCCGAGCTGTACCCCATCGCCGGCACGCGGGCGCGGGGCCGGGACGCGGCCGGCCACATCTGCCCCGAGCGCGACGGCCGCCAGGAGCTGGAACTGCGGCTGGACCGCAAAGAACTGTCCGAACACCTGATGCTGCTAGACCTGGCCCGCAACGACCTGGCGCGGGTGGCGGTGCCGGGCACCCGGCAAGTCGCGCGGCTGCTGGAAGTGGACCGCTACTCGCAGGTGATGCACCTGGTCAGCCAGGTGGAGGCCGAACTGAAGCCGGAGCTGGACGCCCTGGACGCCTACCGCGCCTGCATGAACATGGGCACCCTGAGCGGCGCCCCCAAGCTGGAAGCCACCCGGCTGCTGCGCGGGGCCGAGGGCGAGCGGCGCGGATCCTACGGCGGGGCAGTGGGCTACCTGGCCGGGAACGGCGACATGGACACCTGTATCGTGATTCGTTCGGGCTTCGTGCAGGGCGGGCAGTGCACCGTGCAGGCCGGCGCCGGCGTGGTGCGCGACTCGGACCCCGCCACCGAAGCCGCCGAAACCGAGCAAAAAGCGCGGGCGGTGCTGCTGGCCGTGGCCCTGGCACAGGGGTCAGGCGGGCCGCCACCGGCCACCGACGAAGCCGTCTCGATGCGGCGGCCGGCCCGCCAGGAGGAACTGGCATGA
- the trpD gene encoding anthranilate phosphoribosyltransferase: MTRTVPTPTDLLRSALLGQRLTQTESERLFTAMIAGEFTEGQMAGLLIAMKTRGETAEELAGAALAYRAACLPFPEQPRPIADSVGTGGDMAGTINISTAAALVASSLGVPVAKHGNRSVSSRTGSADLAEALGIPTRLSTAEAARQLAEHDFCYIFATQYHPAVGRIMPLRRALAVPTLLNFLGPLLNPARPTRQLLGVARAEVAPLLAQTLAHLGATRALVVHGSGLDEIALHGPTQVYEVFEDDRIEHYTLTPADLGLQDRPLSALVGGEAHENARMIREVLEGRGAEAHREAIAAATGALLYLMGAGTIRRGVEQAMEHLLSGRAAEHVERLKTSVQTEADA, encoded by the coding sequence ATGACCCGTACCGTTCCTACCCCCACCGACCTGCTGCGCTCCGCCCTGCTGGGCCAGCGCCTGACCCAGACCGAGTCCGAGCGCCTGTTCACCGCCATGATTGCGGGCGAATTCACCGAAGGGCAGATGGCCGGCCTCCTGATTGCCATGAAGACACGCGGCGAAACTGCCGAAGAACTGGCCGGCGCCGCGCTGGCCTACCGGGCGGCCTGCCTGCCGTTTCCCGAGCAGCCGCGCCCGATTGCCGACTCGGTGGGCACCGGGGGCGATATGGCCGGCACCATCAACATCTCCACGGCGGCCGCGCTGGTGGCGTCCAGCCTGGGCGTACCGGTCGCCAAGCACGGCAACCGCTCGGTGAGCAGCCGCACCGGCTCGGCGGACCTGGCCGAAGCGCTGGGCATTCCCACGCGGCTGAGCACCGCAGAGGCCGCCCGGCAGCTGGCCGAGCACGATTTCTGCTACATCTTCGCCACGCAGTACCACCCAGCGGTGGGCCGCATCATGCCGCTGCGCCGCGCGCTGGCCGTGCCCACGCTGCTCAATTTCCTGGGGCCGCTGCTCAACCCGGCCCGGCCCACCCGGCAGCTGCTGGGCGTAGCCCGCGCCGAGGTGGCCCCGCTGCTGGCGCAGACGCTGGCACACCTGGGCGCCACGCGGGCGCTGGTGGTCCACGGCTCGGGCCTGGACGAAATCGCGCTGCACGGCCCCACCCAGGTGTACGAGGTGTTCGAGGACGACCGTATCGAGCATTACACGCTCACCCCGGCTGACCTGGGGTTGCAGGACCGGCCGCTCTCGGCGCTGGTGGGCGGCGAGGCGCATGAAAATGCCCGGATGATTCGTGAAGTTCTTGAAGGCCGGGGGGCCGAGGCCCACCGCGAGGCCATCGCCGCCGCGACCGGAGCGCTGCTGTACCTGATGGGCGCAGGCACCATCCGCAGAGGGGTAGAACAGGCCATGGAACATCTGCTTTCGGGCCGCGCAGCCGAACATGTAGAGCGGCTGAAAACCTCAGTCCAGACGGAGGCAGACGCATGA
- a CDS encoding phosphatidylinositol-specific phospholipase C/glycerophosphodiester phosphodiesterase family protein gives MKKLLAASLLTLTALLGACAPVQTAGSAAPIQTQTVHIASPLAQAHAHNDYEHGRPLLDALAQGFTSVESDVFLRDGQLLVAHEASQLQPGRTLQSLYLEPLRQIAENNQGRIYPGDQSLTLYIDVKDDGEATYQAIDRALAPYAGLLTRYENGQVIPGAVTVVISGNRVPATMQAQPLRYAGMDGRLSDLGSGAPASLIPIISDNWTKNFTWDGTGAFPAAEQQRLKDIVAQAHASGQRVRFWATPENPAVWQALIDAGVDQINTDDLAGLRAYLLEHGRR, from the coding sequence ATGAAAAAATTGCTGGCCGCTTCCCTGCTGACCCTGACCGCTCTGCTGGGGGCCTGCGCTCCGGTCCAGACGGCCGGCAGCGCCGCGCCCATCCAGACGCAGACGGTTCACATCGCCTCGCCGCTGGCTCAGGCGCACGCCCACAACGACTACGAGCACGGGCGCCCACTGCTGGACGCGCTGGCCCAGGGCTTTACCAGCGTGGAAAGCGACGTGTTCCTGCGTGACGGTCAGCTGCTGGTCGCCCACGAGGCCAGCCAGTTGCAGCCGGGCCGCACCCTGCAGAGCCTGTACCTGGAGCCCCTGCGCCAGATTGCCGAAAACAATCAGGGCCGGATTTATCCCGGCGACCAAAGCCTGACCCTCTACATCGACGTCAAGGACGACGGTGAAGCCACCTACCAGGCCATTGACCGGGCGCTGGCGCCCTACGCCGGCCTGCTGACCCGCTACGAAAACGGCCAGGTTATTCCCGGAGCCGTCACGGTGGTGATTTCGGGCAACCGCGTGCCTGCCACCATGCAGGCCCAGCCCCTGCGCTACGCCGGCATGGACGGCCGCCTGAGCGACCTGGGCAGCGGCGCTCCCGCTTCGCTGATTCCGATTATTAGCGACAACTGGACCAAGAACTTCACCTGGGACGGCACCGGAGCCTTCCCGGCCGCCGAGCAGCAGCGCCTGAAGGACATCGTGGCGCAGGCGCACGCCAGCGGGCAACGGGTGCGCTTCTGGGCCACCCCCGAAAACCCTGCCGTGTGGCAGGCCCTGATTGACGCTGGCGTGGACCAGATCAACACCGACGACCTTGCCGGCCTGCGCGCCTACCTGCTGGAACACGGCCGCCGCTGA
- a CDS encoding FAD-dependent oxidoreductase, giving the protein MRIVIVGGVAAGMSAASRAQRQSPDADIVVFEAGDYISYAACGLPYALGGELKEAGFGRLVVRTPEQMRGRGISVRLGHRVEGIDPRAGTVTVRGPGGATAAEPYDRLLLATGSEPVRPPFVQTGLGGVHLLKTIPDAQALDVTLRGAKRVCIVGGGYIGLEMAEMLRGRGLSVVLVERGPEVAALLDEPLRAPVRAALEAGGVDVRTGVKVTGLTGHERVTGVETDAGLIRADTVLVAVGVRPRTELAQAAGVTLGETGAVAVNLRQETDVPGIFAAGDCAESWHRVLGKPVYVPLALGANRMGRVAGVNMAGGDATFPGIVGTGIFKTFELGVALTGLTQAQAEKAGLDAVSVDLSTTDAAGYHRDSCPVHLRLTGERGTGRLLGAQIVAEEHHAAKRIDVVAALLGVGASVQDLFEGDLGYAPPFSSTWDFPLVAADRLLRQL; this is encoded by the coding sequence ATGAGAATCGTCATCGTGGGCGGCGTGGCCGCTGGAATGAGTGCCGCCAGCCGGGCGCAGCGGCAGAGCCCGGACGCCGACATCGTGGTTTTCGAGGCGGGAGACTACATCTCCTACGCGGCCTGCGGGCTGCCTTACGCCCTGGGCGGCGAGCTGAAAGAAGCGGGATTCGGGCGGCTGGTGGTCCGCACGCCCGAGCAGATGCGTGGCCGGGGCATCTCGGTGCGGCTGGGTCACCGGGTAGAGGGCATAGACCCTCGCGCCGGCACCGTGACCGTGCGTGGCCCAGGCGGCGCCACTGCGGCCGAGCCATACGACCGCCTGCTACTGGCAACCGGCTCCGAGCCGGTGCGGCCGCCCTTCGTGCAGACCGGACTGGGCGGCGTGCACCTGCTCAAGACCATTCCCGACGCGCAGGCGCTGGACGTGACCTTGCGGGGCGCGAAACGGGTCTGCATCGTCGGGGGCGGTTACATCGGGCTGGAGATGGCCGAGATGCTGCGCGGCCGTGGCCTGAGCGTGGTGCTGGTTGAGCGCGGCCCGGAGGTGGCCGCCCTGCTGGATGAACCGCTGCGTGCGCCTGTGCGCGCCGCGCTGGAAGCGGGCGGCGTGGATGTCCGCACCGGGGTGAAGGTGACTGGTCTGACCGGCCATGAGCGGGTGACCGGCGTGGAAACGGACGCCGGCCTGATTCGGGCCGATACCGTGCTGGTGGCGGTGGGCGTCCGGCCCCGCACCGAGTTAGCACAGGCGGCGGGCGTGACGCTCGGTGAAACCGGCGCGGTGGCCGTGAACCTGCGCCAGGAAACGGACGTGCCGGGGATTTTCGCTGCCGGTGACTGTGCCGAGTCGTGGCACCGGGTGCTCGGCAAGCCGGTGTACGTCCCGCTGGCCCTGGGGGCCAACCGCATGGGCCGGGTGGCCGGGGTCAACATGGCTGGGGGGGACGCCACGTTCCCCGGCATTGTCGGCACCGGGATATTCAAGACCTTCGAGCTGGGCGTGGCCCTGACGGGCTTGACCCAGGCCCAGGCGGAGAAAGCGGGCCTGGACGCCGTTTCGGTGGACCTGAGCACCACCGACGCGGCCGGCTACCACCGGGATTCGTGCCCTGTCCACCTGCGCCTGACCGGCGAGCGGGGCACCGGCCGGCTGCTCGGCGCCCAAATCGTGGCCGAGGAGCATCACGCGGCCAAGCGGATTGACGTGGTCGCGGCACTGCTGGGCGTGGGTGCCAGCGTGCAGGACCTGTTCGAGGGCGACCTGGGCTACGCTCCGCCCTTTTCCAGCACCTGGGACTTCCCGCTGGTCGCCGCCGACCGCCTGCTGCGGCAGTTGTAG
- a CDS encoding bifunctional metallophosphatase/5'-nucleotidase, whose translation MKKLMPLISLPLLLGACTQPTRPADGTTTVTVLGLNDFHGQLEPSSFRGKQIPDPANPGKTIAAPAGGISALGGLVKEVRAANPNTVLVGVGDLTGASPLSSSLLADEPTVIAMNKLGMSVNVLGNHELDYGLSELQRFQKGGCDSTARRDKACQFVNPFPGANYTYIAANVFDKNGARVFPAYRMVKVANLNIAFVGAVLEDTPSVVTPSGVAGLQFHDEADSINAVLPEIKRQGADAVIALIHQGGAAKSGYDQPGCTDLTGPIVDVAQRLDPAVSALMTGHTHQAYNCVVGGRTVIQGASQGQLLQRLDLTVTRKNGVARVTGVKAANVLVDAQKYSSPELAELAAQAKAKTDPVANRVVATIGAPQISRQTNAAGESALGDVIADAQLAATRAPERGGAVIAFMNPGGIRADLPAQPSTTITYGNIFAVQPFGNLLTVLTLSGAQIKTLLEQQFDNPSAGGQRILQVSEGFAYSYDLTQPAGQRVRDITLNGQPLNMAADYRVTVNSFLAEGGDNFTVLKEGRDRLGGGLDVDALSAYLQGRTVVPGPQNRITRLN comes from the coding sequence ATGAAAAAGCTCATGCCGCTCATCTCCCTCCCGCTGCTGCTGGGCGCCTGCACCCAGCCGACCCGTCCTGCCGACGGCACCACCACCGTGACCGTGCTGGGCCTGAACGACTTTCACGGGCAGCTGGAACCCTCGTCCTTCCGGGGCAAGCAGATTCCCGACCCAGCGAACCCCGGCAAGACCATCGCGGCCCCGGCCGGCGGCATTTCGGCCCTCGGTGGGCTGGTGAAGGAAGTTCGCGCCGCCAACCCCAACACCGTGCTGGTGGGCGTGGGCGACCTGACCGGTGCTTCTCCGCTGAGCAGCAGCCTGCTGGCCGACGAACCCACCGTAATCGCCATGAACAAGCTGGGCATGAGCGTGAACGTGCTGGGCAACCACGAGCTGGACTACGGCCTGAGCGAGCTGCAGCGCTTCCAGAAAGGCGGCTGCGACAGCACTGCACGCCGCGACAAGGCCTGCCAGTTCGTGAACCCATTCCCCGGCGCGAACTACACCTACATCGCCGCCAACGTGTTCGACAAGAACGGTGCCCGCGTGTTTCCTGCCTACCGGATGGTCAAGGTGGCGAACCTGAACATCGCCTTTGTGGGTGCCGTGCTGGAAGACACGCCCAGCGTGGTCACGCCGTCGGGGGTGGCGGGCCTGCAGTTCCACGACGAGGCCGACAGCATCAACGCCGTGCTGCCCGAAATCAAGCGACAGGGTGCCGACGCCGTGATTGCTCTGATTCACCAGGGCGGCGCGGCCAAGTCGGGCTATGACCAGCCCGGCTGCACCGACCTCACTGGCCCCATCGTGGATGTGGCGCAGCGCCTGGACCCTGCCGTGTCTGCCCTGATGACCGGCCACACCCACCAGGCCTACAACTGCGTGGTGGGCGGCCGGACAGTGATTCAGGGGGCCTCGCAGGGCCAGCTGCTGCAGCGTCTGGACCTGACCGTGACGCGCAAGAACGGGGTGGCCCGCGTGACCGGCGTGAAGGCTGCAAACGTGCTGGTGGACGCACAGAAGTACAGCTCGCCTGAGCTGGCCGAACTGGCCGCGCAGGCCAAGGCCAAGACCGACCCGGTGGCGAACCGGGTGGTGGCGACCATCGGCGCACCGCAAATCAGCCGCCAGACCAATGCCGCCGGCGAAAGTGCCCTGGGCGACGTGATTGCCGACGCTCAGCTGGCAGCCACCCGCGCCCCCGAGCGCGGCGGGGCTGTCATCGCCTTTATGAACCCGGGCGGCATCCGCGCCGACCTGCCGGCCCAGCCCTCTACCACCATCACTTACGGCAACATCTTTGCGGTGCAGCCGTTCGGCAACCTGCTGACCGTGCTGACCCTGAGCGGCGCGCAGATCAAGACCCTGCTGGAACAGCAGTTCGACAACCCTTCCGCTGGTGGGCAGCGCATCCTGCAGGTGAGCGAAGGCTTTGCCTACAGCTACGACCTCACCCAGCCCGCTGGTCAGCGCGTGCGCGACATCACCCTGAACGGTCAGCCGCTGAACATGGCCGCCGACTACCGCGTGACCGTGAACTCGTTCCTGGCCGAAGGCGGCGACAACTTCACCGTGCTGAAAGAGGGCCGTGACCGCCTGGGCGGTGGGCTGGACGTGGACGCCCTGTCGGCCTACCTGCAGGGCCGCACCGTGGTGCCGGGGCCGCAGAACCGAATCACCCGCCTGAACTGA
- a CDS encoding anthranilate synthase component II: MSGPAPSPANVLLLDNRDSFVYNLLDEFASAGMHVDVYRSDVPAADLLQRLERSRALLVLSPGPGHPRDAGEMMPLLHAALGRFPVLGICLGFQALIEASGGAVGRVGAVHGEAQPLTLTAGGAGHPLFAGLGTVSVARYHSLGTRSVPPALHSLAEIDGICMAAEHRTAAALGYQFHPESVLTPQGRELLTRAAEHLFSRSAQEAP; this comes from the coding sequence ATGAGCGGACCTGCCCCCAGCCCAGCGAATGTCCTGCTGCTGGACAACCGCGACTCCTTTGTCTACAACCTGCTGGACGAGTTCGCCTCGGCGGGGATGCACGTAGACGTGTACCGCAGCGACGTGCCCGCCGCCGACCTGCTCCAGCGACTGGAGCGCAGCCGGGCCCTGCTGGTGCTGTCGCCGGGGCCAGGGCACCCGCGGGACGCCGGGGAGATGATGCCGCTGCTGCACGCGGCCCTGGGCCGCTTTCCGGTGCTGGGCATCTGCCTGGGCTTTCAGGCGCTGATAGAGGCCAGTGGCGGGGCCGTAGGCCGCGTGGGCGCCGTTCACGGCGAGGCCCAGCCGCTCACGCTGACTGCCGGCGGGGCCGGCCACCCGCTGTTCGCCGGGCTGGGCACGGTGAGCGTGGCCCGCTACCACTCGCTGGGCACCCGCTCGGTGCCGCCCGCCCTGCACTCGCTGGCCGAGATAGACGGCATCTGCATGGCCGCCGAACACCGCACAGCGGCCGCGCTGGGCTACCAGTTCCACCCCGAATCCGTCCTGACCCCACAGGGCCGCGAACTGCTCACGCGGGCGGCCGAGCATCTCTTTTCCCGTTCTGCCCAGGAGGCCCCATGA